ATTAATAGTTACTATATCCGCATTAATATTAAGATAGTCATAGTTAATATTAACTTGTCCAATGAAAGTTATTGTGTTAGTAACCATGTTGATTGATTGTTGATTTGATTCTATTAATATTGGTTTTTGAGTTTTTTGCTTTAAAGATATCGATTGTGATGTTATCATACATAGGATAATAATAAGTAATATTTTTAGAATATGTCGTAGATTGTAATGGTTATATTGTATATGACGTTTTAACATGACTTATAAGTTCTATTATATTATTATTCAAATTGCTTCGCATTTTCATACTTGTGGAAATAAAACAATTGCCATATAAAGTAATATCTTCAGAATAAGTATTATGTGTAACTAAATCAATTATGGAGTGATTTGTTGTAATTTTTTTTAAAGAAGAGGATTTTAATGTATTATTTATTTGAATATTGCCTGATAGTAATAATATTTTTTTATTAGTGAGTTTAGCTTGGTCTGATTGAATATACCATATAGGTGCATGATCTTTATTAAACATGGTAGCGAATATTTTTTTGAAATAAATGTTTTGTGTAGTATTATGTTGATATATATTTTTAGCAGTAATTTTATATGTTAATTTACCTGTTTTAGTATCATAAATCATGATTGTGGCGTTTGTATTTTTATGTGAAGAGTAATTGTTAGTGTTGTTGAGTAATCTTTTTGGTGTAATACATTGTGTATATGATGAACAAAGTATGATAGTAACAATTATTAGTAATAATGATTTTGATATTATATAGACTAGTGGAATGTATTTTTTTATCATTTTGATTGTTTTTTGTTATTTTTTATGGATGTAATTAAGTAATTAAAAAAATTTAAGTATGTGCTGATAAAATAATTGCTCATGATAATTAGCGATATTATTTTTATAGTTTTTTACATTATTTTGTTCGAGGTGTATTATTATAATATTTTGATATGTTATTTTTTATAATTCATAGTTATTTGAATGTGTGTAATATATAATCTAGATTATGATTCAAGAGTATTTAAATTATGCTTTTAATTTTATTAAAATATTTTATTAAATTTCAAGATGTATTTATATACTAAAATGTTTTGTACAAAACATTTTAGTATATTTTAGAATAAATGAATAATTTTTTATCGCGATAATAATTAGTTTTTTATAAATAATTGTGACTTATGAACAACTATGAAATTGAAGATATTTTAATGCAGTCTTTATCATTAGATGAGGTATATGTTAATAATGATGGTAAGCATTATGATATTATTGCAATAGGTAAAATTTTTTTAAACATGAATCAAGTAAATAAACAGAAATTGATTTATTCTTCATTAATGGAGTGTATTTCTGATAATTTTATTCATTCTATATCTATTAGAACATATACTCCAGAAGAATGGAAGTATAAACAGAGAGTAAAATAATTGTTATATGATTATAAGATTGATTTTTAGTGATGAAATGTAATATGGATAAATTTATAATTCAAGGGCCTACTAGATTGAGAGGTGAGGTATTAATTTCAGGTTCTAAAAATGCTGCATTACCTATTTTGTTTGCTACATTATTGACTACAAAACTTGTAACAATTCAAAATGTACCTAGATTAAAAGATATTGACATTACTATTCAGTTGTTAAATAGGCTGGGTGCTAAAGTGGTGTTTGATAAATATGTATCTGTGGATACAAGTGGTGTTAATATTAACTACGTTCCTTACGAATTAGCCGGAAGGATGCGTGCATCTATTTGGGTATTAGCCCCATTGGTTGCTAGGTTTGGTTATGGGGAAATTTCTTTACCCGGAGGTTGTTCTATTGGAGCTAGACCAGTTGATTTACATGTTAATGGTTTAGAAAAATTAGGTGCATGTATAAAATTTAAAAATGGGTATTTAAAGGCATGTGTGCGAGGTAATAGGTTACATGGAGCTCATGTTAAAATGAGTAAAATTAGTGTTGGCGCAACAGTTACAGTAATGAGTGCAGCTACTTTAGCTAAAGGTACAACTATTATTGATAATGCAGCTTGTGAGCCAGAAATTGTTGATGTAGCTAATTTTCTTATAATGTTAGGAACTAATGTTATCGGTGCTGGTAGTGATCGTATTATTGTTGAAGGCGTTCAGTGTCTTGGTGGAGGTATATATAAGATTATTCCTGATCGTATTGAAACAGGAACTTTTTTGATTGCAGCAGCTATTTCTCGATCTTATGTTGTATGTAAGGATTCACGTGCAGATATTTTGTTAACGGTTTTAAATAAATTACGTGAAGCTGGTGCAGAAATAAAAGTGGGTACGAATTGGATTAGTTTAAATATGCACGATCAACGTCCCAAGGCTGTTACTATACGTACATCACCATATCCAGGATTTCCTACTGATTTACAAGCTCAATTTAGTTTATTAAATTTTGTAGCTGAAGGAAGTGGTACAATTACAGAAACTATATTTGAAAATCGTTTTGCACATATACGAGAATTAAAGCGTATGGGTGCATATGCAATTATTAGAGGTAATACGGTTATATGTCATGGAGTCAATATGTTATTCGGTAATACAGTTATAGCTACTGATTTACGTGCATCTGCATGTTTGGTTTTAGCAGGTTGCATTGCTCAAGGAGTAACAATAGTAGAACAGATTTATCATATTGATCGTGGTTATGATTGTATAGAAAAAAAATTACGTACAATGGGTGCTAATATCGAGCGACTCGTATCTTGATAAGGGTTAATTTTTTGTAACAAATTTACTGAAACAACTGAATAAAATAAAAAGTGACTATTTGTTTAAGATATTTAATCAATAAAATTAGCGTAATAGTAGAAATATATTAGTATCTCCTCTTATAATATTTAAAGCCATTACCGTTGGTTTTGTATTGAGTATTTTACGTAATTGTGAAATGTTTTGTACTCTTTCTCTATTTACTCCAATTATTATGTCTCCTTTTTGTAAACCAATAGTTGCAGCAGGAGATTCTTTCACTACATCTTCTACTTGTATTCCTTTTGCGCCGTCTTTTAAATATCCATTACTTAATGATGCTCCTTGTAATGCTGGAGTTAAAATTTCTTCGCTAGTAGTTGTAGAAGTACTATCATCTAGTGTTACAGAAATGTTTTGCAATTTACCGTTACGTAAGATACCTAATGTAACAGTTTTTCCAGGTGCAGTAGTACCTACTTTTACTCTTAATTCAGCAAAGCTTTGTATTGGTTTTTCTCCTACTGAGATAATAATATCTCCAGCTTTAATTTTGGCTTTAGCTGCTGCAGAACCAGGTATAACTTCGCTTACAAATGCACCACGTTGAGCATTTATATTAAATGCTTTAGCAATATCAGATGTTAATTCTGTTCCTTTAATTCCTAGTTGTCCACGTTTTACCTCACCAAATTCAATTAATTGTTGACTAAGATTTTTGACAATATTACTAGGAATAGCGAAACCAATTCCAATATTACCTCCTCCAGGAGTAAGAATAGCGGTATTAATACCGATTAATTCTCCGTGGAGATTGACTAATGCTCCTCCAGAATTTCCTCGATTTATTGAGGCATCTGTCTGAATAAAATTTTCTAAACCTTCGAGATTTAATCCGCTTCTTCCTAATGCTGAAACTATACCAGAGGTAGCTGTTTGACCTAATCCAAATGGGTTTCCTACAGCAATGGCAAAATCACCAACTTTTAAAGAATCAGAATCAGCCATTTTAATTTCAGTAAGATTTTTTGATTTAGGTAGTTGCAATAAAGCTAAATCAGTTTGTTCATCATGTCCTACTAATTTAGCATGAAATTCACGTCCGTCATTAAGTTGTATTTTAATTTTATCAGCACCATTTACCACATGATTATTAGTAATGATATAACCTTTTGTGGAATTAATGATTACCCCCGAACCTAATCCTTCAAATGGTCGTGATCCAATATTTCCACCTGGTATATCTGGTCCAAAAAAGTACCTAAATTCTTTAGGTAATGTTAATTTTCTTACTGGTTGAGTACCTTCTACATGTACACTAACTACTGCAGGTAGTACTTTGGTCAACATGGGAGCTAAACTAGGTATATTTTCTTCAGTTATTTCGTTTGGCAACGCAGCCTTATTGTAGGGCATGCAAAAAAAAATGAGTATTAAATTAAGTACTAGTATTTTAAATAAATACATTATTTTCATTCAAATATTAACTCTCAGTTTGTTTTGTTATCATCGTAGATTTATTTTTTTAATGTTGTACTTTTGGGCAATTTATATGTTCAATTTTTATATTACGCGTTGGACACAAAATTGCAGTTACTATACTTGATGTCTAAAGTGATGTATAATTTTTGCAGCATATTGTTAGTAATTACATACTATTGATGTATTTTGTAGTATTTGTTAATGTTAGTTGGTCATTAATTTAGATCAGTTAGATATTAAATTGGATATTATTGTAATTAATTTTTTGAGTTTTATCTAAGTGTTTATTTATCGGTAATATTTTCTGAATAATCTCGTGGTTGCATTTTGTTTGATTTGAGATCGTTATTGTTTTTTTTACTTAATGAATCATTATATGGTATTACGTTATATTCTAAATTTTTGTTTTTTAGTAAATCATGTATACTATTTGACATATATTGATGGAATTTACAATGATGATTATTAATATCGTTTAATAAAGCTGCGATATGGGTAAAATGATTGATTAGTTTTGTTTCATATTCGTTTAATTTATTGATATTGTTGTGTGTATAGTTTTTAATCGATAGATTTTGTTTGAATATATATTGTCTCAGCCATGCTATCATGATACCAAGAATGAGGCCAAATATAAAGCTAATTGATATGTATTTCCACATTATTATACGTACTCCACGTATTTGGTTTAGTTTTCATAAATATTTAGGGATTTGTATTAATTACGTTACAAATACCAATATTATATGACTTATAATTAGAAAATTCCAGTTACATAGTATTAATTATTCAAATTATAAATAATAGTATTTTGTTTTTTGTTTATATTCACATAGTATATTTAAAAAAAATAAGGAAATTAATTAACGATGAACAACATTACTCCTCTTTATCTTTATCAAAAAATGCTAGAAAAAGGAAATTATAAGTATGATTTTTCTCAAGAAATAGTTTTAAGGAAAATGAATGATATTCATCGTCAATTTGTTATTCGTCAGTATAAAACTGCTAATCGTAAAATAAAAAAAATTGATAAATTTATTGATTGTTTATTTAGAAAAAGTCACAGGGATACTATTCCACAAGTGATAAAAGGTCTTTATATTTGGGGTGTTACAGGTAACGGCAAGACTTTATTGATGGATTTATTTTATCGTAGCTTGCCTGGTATGCGAAAGTTACGATTACATTTTCATAGATTTATGGTGTATTTACATAAAGAAGTCTTTTATTTACAAGGTTATAAAAATCCTTTAGAGA
The DNA window shown above is from Blochmannia endosymbiont of Camponotus (Colobopsis) obliquus and carries:
- the lptC gene encoding LPS export ABC transporter periplasmic protein LptC, whose translation is MIKKYIPLVYIISKSLLLIIVTIILCSSYTQCITPKRLLNNTNNYSSHKNTNATIMIYDTKTGKLTYKITAKNIYQHNTTQNIYFKKIFATMFNKDHAPIWYIQSDQAKLTNKKILLLSGNIQINNTLKSSSLKKITTNHSIIDLVTHNTYSEDITLYGNCFISTSMKMRSNLNNNIIELISHVKTSYTI
- the degQ gene encoding serine endoprotease DegQ; translation: MKIMYLFKILVLNLILIFFCMPYNKAALPNEITEENIPSLAPMLTKVLPAVVSVHVEGTQPVRKLTLPKEFRYFFGPDIPGGNIGSRPFEGLGSGVIINSTKGYIITNNHVVNGADKIKIQLNDGREFHAKLVGHDEQTDLALLQLPKSKNLTEIKMADSDSLKVGDFAIAVGNPFGLGQTATSGIVSALGRSGLNLEGLENFIQTDASINRGNSGGALVNLHGELIGINTAILTPGGGNIGIGFAIPSNIVKNLSQQLIEFGEVKRGQLGIKGTELTSDIAKAFNINAQRGAFVSEVIPGSAAAKAKIKAGDIIISVGEKPIQSFAELRVKVGTTAPGKTVTLGILRNGKLQNISVTLDDSTSTTTSEEILTPALQGASLSNGYLKDGAKGIQVEDVVKESPAATIGLQKGDIIIGVNRERVQNISQLRKILNTKPTVMALNIIRGDTNIFLLLR
- the murA gene encoding UDP-N-acetylglucosamine 1-carboxyvinyltransferase translates to MDKFIIQGPTRLRGEVLISGSKNAALPILFATLLTTKLVTIQNVPRLKDIDITIQLLNRLGAKVVFDKYVSVDTSGVNINYVPYELAGRMRASIWVLAPLVARFGYGEISLPGGCSIGARPVDLHVNGLEKLGACIKFKNGYLKACVRGNRLHGAHVKMSKISVGATVTVMSAATLAKGTTIIDNAACEPEIVDVANFLIMLGTNVIGAGSDRIIVEGVQCLGGGIYKIIPDRIETGTFLIAAAISRSYVVCKDSRADILLTVLNKLREAGAEIKVGTNWISLNMHDQRPKAVTIRTSPYPGFPTDLQAQFSLLNFVAEGSGTITETIFENRFAHIRELKRMGAYAIIRGNTVICHGVNMLFGNTVIATDLRASACLVLAGCIAQGVTIVEQIYHIDRGYDCIEKKLRTMGANIERLVS
- a CDS encoding BolA family protein, producing MNNYEIEDILMQSLSLDEVYVNNDGKHYDIIAIGKIFLNMNQVNKQKLIYSSLMECISDNFIHSISIRTYTPEEWKYKQRVK
- a CDS encoding ZapG family protein; the protein is MWKYISISFIFGLILGIMIAWLRQYIFKQNLSIKNYTHNNINKLNEYETKLINHFTHIAALLNDINNHHCKFHQYMSNSIHDLLKNKNLEYNVIPYNDSLSKKNNNDLKSNKMQPRDYSENITDK